The window CTCCACCGTTTGTAATTGTGAATGAACCGCCTGTCATATCTGCAATCGTCAATTTGTTATCGCGTGCTTTTTTCGCTAGTTCCACGATAGAACCTTCGATTTCAGCGAAGTTTTTACGGTCAGCGTCAATCACATTTGGTACAACTAATCCACCATCTGTCGAAATCGCAACACCGATATCATAGAAGTTCTTCAGAATGATTTCGTCACCATCGATTTCTGCATTAACGTAAGGATATTTCTTAAGTGCAGCAACAACTGCTTTCGTGAAGAATGACATAAATCCTAGACGAACATCATTTTGCTCGAAGAATTGGTCTTTCTTACGTGAACGAAGTGCCATAACGTTTGTCATGTCGATTTCGTTGAAAGTTGTAAGCATTGCTGTTGATTGTTTAACTTCAAGAAGACGTTTTGCAATTGTTTGACGACGACGTGTCATTTTCTCGCGAGTTACACGGCCATCTTCAGCTACTGGAGCAGCTGCTTTCGGCGCCACAGCCGGTTGCGCTTTTGGAGCAGTACCATGCGCTTCAACGTCTTGAACACGAACGCGTCCCATTGGATCAACTGGTGAAACTGCCGCAAGGTCAATGCCTTTTTCACGAGCAAGTTTACGCGCTGCTGGGCTTGCAATTGTTCGATCTGATCCGCTTGCCTCTTCAGTAGCAGCTGGAGCAACTGGCGCTGCTTCCACTTTTTGAACAGGTTCTGTAACTGGTGCAGATGGAGCTGCAGCCGGCGCGCCTGAACCAGAACCAACGATTGCGATAACTTGACCGACTTGGACTGTATCGCCTTCAGCTGCAAGATGTTCTTGGACAATTCCTGCTTCTTCTGAAATGATTTCAACGTTTACTTTGTCTGTTTCAAGTTCAACGATGAATTCGCCTTTCTCAACGCTATCACCAGGTTGTTTCAACCATTGTGCAACTGTTCCTTCTGTAATCGATTCTGCAAGTTCTGGTACTATAATCTCTGCCACAATAAATTCCTCCTCTAGTCTACCGTTACAACGGTGCAAAGCTATCTCTAATCATCCTGTAACTTTCTTTACCTTACTTCTTTAATGCTTCATCGAGAATACGGTTTTGCTCAGTCTTGTGAGATTCTCCGTCGCCTTCTGATGGGCTTGAACGATGGATTCGTCCAACATAAGATACTTTCTTGCCATCCGCTATTTCACGGATGTAGTTATTTGCAAAATGCCATGATCCCATATTTTTCGGTTCTTCTTGCACCCAAACAAGGTCTTTGGCGTTTGGATAACGAGAAATGATTGCACTAATTTTGTCTGCTGGGAACGGATATAGCTGTTCCACACGAACGATATGCAAGTGATCGAAACCTTTGCCATCTTTTACGCGTTCAGCAAGGTCAATCGCCACTTTTCCGCTAGCGAATAAGATTTTCTCGACTTTTTCCGCGTTCTTGCCTGTTCCCGGTTGCTCAAGCACCGTTTGGAAATGGCCTTCTGTCAAATCATTGACATCAGCACCGACCAGCGGATGACGAAGGAGCGATTTCGGTGACACAATAACAAGTGGACGCATCGATTTATCACCGAGCATTTTTGCTTGTCTGCGAAGAATATGGAAATAGTTCGCCGCGCTAGATAGGTTTGCAACCGTCCAGTTATTTTCCGCACAGAGCTGCAGATAACGCTCTAATCTTGCGCTTGAGTGTTCAGGTCCTTGCCCTTCATACGCATGCGGTAATAGCAATACAAGCCCAGATTGTTGGCCCCACTTAGAGTAACTTGCAGAAACGAACTGATCGAACATCACTTGTGCCATATTCGAGAAATCTCCATATTGTGCTTCCCATATAGATAACACTTTTTGGTCTTCCAAATTATAGCCGAATTCATAGCCGACAATTGCAGCTTCAGTCAAAGGACTGTTGTATGCAACGAATGACGCTTTTGAACCGCTGATATGATGAAGTGGAACGAGTTCGTCACCCGTTTTTTCATCGTGAAGTACTACATGACGATGTGCAAACGTTCCGCGTTGAACGTCTTGACCTGTCATACGGATTGGATTACCGTCCTGAAGGATTGCACCGAATGCCAAAGTTTCAGCATGTGCCCAATCAATTTTCCCTTTTCCATTGAACGGATCTTCACGACGTTTCAGGATTTTCCCAAGCTTTCCAAACACATGGAAGTTTTCCGGATACGTCAGCAACTCTTCATTGATGCGGCGAAGATTAGCTTCGTCCGTACCAGTTTCAAGATCTCTCGGATACCCTGCAAGTACTTCTTCAGGTGTAGCGTTTGAAATCACTGCTTTTTCAGAAGTATGCTCTTTTACCTTGTCGTATGCTGCCTGCATTGTTGCAAAAACAGCCGCGTCCAGTTTCGTTACATCTTCTTCCGTCAAAATGTTCGTAGATGCAAGTTCAGAACCATATAGTTCACGTACTGTCGGATGCTCATGGATTGAATGGTACATAACCGGATTCGTCACGAGTGGCTCATCCATTTCGTTATGTCCATAACGACGATAGCCCAATAGATCAATCAGAATATCCTTGCTGAATTTTTGACGGTATTCGAAAGCGAATGAAGCTGCTGCGATTACTGACTCTGGGCTGTCCGCATTGACGTGCAATACTGGAACTTCATAGCCTTTTGCAGGATCAGACGAATAATGAGTCGATCTGGAATCGTAATATTCAGTTGTGAAGCCAATCATATTGTTTGCGATGACATGGATAGAACCACCCGTCTTGAATCCGCGAACACGGCTATAGTTGAATGATTCAGGAACAATTCCTTGTCCTGGGAATGCTGCATCCCCATGGATAAGCACCGCATAAGCAGCATCTGTTTCGAGTACAGGAATTCCCGGATTATCCGTGTTTTCCTGTGCAGCTCTTGTTTGACCTGTGACAACGGGATTGACGACTTCCAAATGGGATGGGTTGTAAGCAAGGAAACGCTGCATGCCCGATTGGCCTTTATATAAGGCACCCATATGATATTTCACATCGCCGAACCAACCGCGTGTTGTTTCAAGCGAACCATCCGTTGGAAGGAAAGCATCTTCTGGAACGCCTGCAAATTGCGCAAACATCATTTCATAAGGCTTATTTAAAATATGAGTAAGTACATTCAAGCGACCGCGGTGAGCCATCCCAATCAATACTTTTTTCGTTTTATGTTCTTCAGAAAGTCGAACAAGTTCGTCAAGGAAGACAACTAGTGTATCCAGACCTTCAATAGAGAATCGTTTCGCTCCAACGAAAGTGCGGTGGATGAATTTCTCAAACCCTTCAATTTTCGTCAATCGCTCTAGAAGTTCTTTTTTCTCTTCTGCGGATAATGCAGTGGAAACGTTTCCGTTCTCGATTTTGGATTGAATCCAGTTTCTTTCTTCTTCATCGATCACATGATCAAACTCATAGGCGATTTTCCCTGTATACAATGACTTCAAATAATTTACTGCTTCAAGTCCATTTTCTACCCTTGCAGGAACATTTTTAAAGAAAAGAGATGCTGGCATTGCTTGTAAATCACTTTCAGTAAGTCCATAGGTAGAAAGTTCAAGACGTGTTGAATCTTTTGGACGATCGCTAAGCGGATAAATATCTGCCGCAAGATGTCCGTATGTACGGATGGCAGTCTGTAATTGATAGGCGGACATTACTTTTCCAAAATCACCGGGAGCAACTGCCCCAACCGCTCGGTCCTGTTCAGTGTTACTCATTTCAGGCGCACCAAAACGGCTGAACATCTCGGCAAGTTCAGCGTCAACAGAGTCAGGTGACGTTTTAAACAATTCATACATTTCCATTACATACCCAAGGTTCGGACCCGAAAAAGCAGCGTACGGGGAACGATGAGCGTCGGCATTGTTCGACATGTAAAATGACCTCCACATTTGCCAATAGGCATATTGTGCTTATATTTTTTATCCTTGTTAATTTTACCACGCAAACACTCTAACTGAAAGGGTTTAGCGTTATCTTATAAACTTTATTACCGTGAACTACAATACACCGGATTTGCATTACTTGCAACCAGTCGTTATGTCATTAGATAATAGCCGACTGTCTATTCCAGCTATTTTCGGTATGACAGGATCATTTCAACCATTTCTTCCGGTGTTTTAGGCGTTGCGACTTTTTCCATATTTACTAGTAAGTTGTCTTTCTCTTCTATAAATGAAAAGAATTCCTCAGATAATGGACGTAGCCCTATGTCCTCTTCTTTCAAGACGTGAGCAAGGTTGAGTGATTTGAAATGAGAAGCATTCAAAATTTGATCTCCTCTGCTTTTGGCGGCAGAGAGCGGAATAAGGAGCATTGGTTTACGTAATGCCAGCAATTCAAAGATTGCATTTGATCCAGCTCTTGAAACTGCAAAATCGGATGCTGCTAATAAATGCGGAAGTCCATCTGTTACATATTCAAATTGTGTATAGCCGGGTATATCTTCGAGCATTTCATCCAAATTCCCTTTCCCGCACAGATGAATCACATCGAATGTAAGCAAAATGGCGGTTAAATCTTTCCAGACTGCTTCATTCAGAACAGCTGAACCCTGACTTCCACCCATGATAATAAGCACAGGCTTTTCTCCTGACAATCCCGAAATGCGCAGCCCCTCTTTCCGGTCCCCATCGAACAACTCGGGTCGGATGATTGCACCGGAGCAAGTAGCTTTTTCCGCAGGCACATAATTTAGTGTTTGTTCGAACACTGTAAAGATATGATTGGAAAAAGGCAATGCCATTTTGTTCGCAAGTCCTGGTGTTACGTCAGATTCATGGATAACAACTGGCACTTTCGCCATTTTCGCTGCCAATACGACAGGTACTGATACGAAGCCGCCTTTAGAGAAAATAATTTCAGGTTTGACTTTCCTGATGATCGCTAACGCTTGAAGAACAGCCGCACCGACACGAAATGGATCTGAAAAGTTTTTCATAGAGAAATAGCGTCGCAGTTTCCCACTTTGAATGGCATGATAAATTACTTCGGGATGACCGTCACGGATCAATTCATTTTCAATTCCGTTATGCGATCCAATGTAATGTATTTCGTAGCCTTTTTCACTGAATACAGGGATTAGAGCCTCATTTACAGACACGTGCCCTGCCGTGCCGCCCCCTGTTAATAATATTACCGGCCGTTTCATGGGCCATTCACCTCTTCTACATTAAGAAATATAGTGTAACTTTACTTTACCCCAATGCCATTATAGCAAACGAAGCATGGTACAATGGTGTTTAATTGTTGAATAAAGGGTGATTAATTTGGAAAACACAGTTCCACTAAAGAAAAAACCGTTCAGATTGGCGACAATCGTCTTGCCGATACTCGTTACACAAGTCGCTCTGTATATGATGACGTTCTTCGATATTCTTATGACAGGACGATACGATACATACCATCTTGCCGGCGTTACTATTGGGTCTTCTTTCTGGGTACCCGTCTATACAGGGCTTGCTGGAATTTTAATGGGGCTTACACCAATCATTGCTCAATACATTGGGGCACGCCTCCATGAGGAGGTTCGGCCATCCGTTCAACAGGGCCTTTACGTCTCGGTCGCACTGGCTGCAATCGTCTTTGCCATCATTCTATTCGCAGTTGCACCTATACTAGAAGCAATGCCGCTCGAAGCTGAAGTTCGCATTGTGGCAGCAGACTATTTGAAAGGGATGAGCTTTGGTCTCCTCCCCCTCTTTGCCTATACTGTGCTGCGTTCATTTTTCGATGCGCTTGGGGCAACACGTGTTTCGATGTTCATCATTTTATTATCTGCCCCTATTAATATCTTCATAAACTATCTGCTTATTTATGGGAATTGGGGTTTTCCCGAACTTGGCGGTGCAGGGGCTGGTTATGCATCCGGCATAACGTATTGGCTCGTGTTTTTCATTGCTTGTTCCGTCGCTTGGAAGCGTAAACCGTTTAAGGAGTACGCACTATTCAAAGGATGGGAAAAGGTTTCATTTAGAAAATGGAAAGTGATTTTATTCATTGGTGTGCCAATCGGGATTTCAATATTTGTAGAGACAAGCATCTTTTCCGCCGTCACGCTGATGATGAGCAACTATTCAACGGCAGTTATTTCTGCACATCAGATTGCACTTAATTTCACCTCACTTTTGTATATGTTGCCGCTAAGCATTTCGATGGGTGCGACAATACTCGTCGGACAAGCTGTCGGTGCAGGTCAGATGCGCGATGCTAAACAATATAGTTTTCTCGGTGTCGGGCTCGCTATTGTGTTCAGTTTTATATCGATTGCAATACTTCTCGTTTTCAGGGCGCCAATTGCTTCCCTTTATACGACAGACGGGCAGATTATCGGACTGGCAACACAGTTCTTCGTCTATGCTGCGCTGTTCCAATTGTCAGATGCAATCCAGGCTCCTGTCCAGGGTGCGCTAAGAGGCTATAAGGATGTCAATATGACGTTCATTATGGCGATTATATCCTATTGGGTACTCGGTTTGCCAATTGGCTATCTGATGGCGACGTTTACGGACCTTGGTCCATATGGATATTGGGTAGGACTAATCGCCGGACTAACTGTGGGTGCAATTACACTTACTGTTCGGCTTGTCTACATTCAGAAGAAGAAGTTTGTATAAGAACTGCATAGTATCATCTAATGAAAAAATTCCGCTACTGGATAATAAGTAGCGGAATTTTTCGTTTCAATTAAGGATACCCGTTCGGACGATTTCTGCCTTTACTTTAATTTTAATATCCATGTTTACATAAGTGTCATGCCACTTTCCTTTTCCCCAAATTTCCGGATGGAATGCCCGAACGGTCTGACCGAATCCGATGGGATCGCTTTCCGCCTCCTGCAGCTTATCTATTACTTTTTGAAAGTCTTTTGTTAATTCTTTTGACAGGAATTCATTTACTTCAATTTGTGTTTTTTCATACTCCAAATGATTGTGCGGAAATTCTTCCACCGAAAATTTAAATTTATAGGAAAGATCAATACGCCCATCTTTTATATCCCATTTCTTTTTGGATTTAACATATTCAACTGTGATCGGATACTTGACCCCATCCTTTTCCCATATATAAATGAATTGCAAGTACTTATTCTTCTTTTTTTGCAACCCTTGAAGAATAGCCGATTCTTTACGATCAAGATAATGACCGGAAAAGACCTTATCTTTGAACAAAGCAGTTCCGAAAACTTCCGGAAAACCGGTTTCCTTTGCAATACGTACAGCAGGTAGCGCTACGTCAATTCCTGCATCGAACAAATAGGTTCCCATCTTCTGCAAATCCAGATCAGGAATAAGCGAAAATTTGATGGAAGTATCGAGCAAACCTCTATAAAATTCCGGCGGGCTCATTGGAAGCATGTCTGACTTGTCGAAGTACTCTTTCATATCCCCTTTCGCAACTATAAGCCTTCCACTTAACCGATTACGGGGAGCTCTAAATAGAACATCGAGATAGTTATATATATCATGCTTTGCAGCCTTTTCTGATATGAGAGCAACTTCGAGTTGAGAGACATCGAGCATTTCATTCGTGTGGGTGAAAGCATTGTTCCGTGAAGCACGTAACGAAATGCCTTTTCCTTCAGCAGTTGCATAAGTAATGGATTCTTCTTCAATCGAAGCAAATGAGTAAAATCCATCAATAGCCCCTGGTCCGCCATCGATTCCCATTAAGGGCACAATCGCTACATCCCTGTATAACACTTCATCCCAGCAACCGGCAAGAAGCAGACAAGATGACAAGATAATAATCAGTTTTGTCAAATGCTCTTCCTCCTGTTCACGAGTATGATAATTACCGGCAAAACGATGGCAAACAATAAATGGGCGAAAACAAGTGAGTCCTGCAATTTTTCTGTTGCTTCCTTTGTTAAACCAAATAGCGGAAGAAGCATAAGAAGGGCATGAAAGATAATGATGTCTCGTTTACTATGCTTTTTATTATGCATCCGATGGACGAAAAGAGCTGAGAATGAAAAAAGAGTAATCGTGATGATGCTCCACGACATCCAGATATAGATAAAGAACAGGTCCAACCTTTCAATGAACGACACCTGTTGCGATTTCAAAATATACATAAGCGGTTCAGGAATCATAAGCATGTCTTCCCGTGCGAAAAAAAGAGTCGTAATCAAAATTGTAAACAAGAAAAAAAGCAGCCAGATCATTTGGTAAATAAACAAAGGTAATCCTTTTATTTTACGATCAGGATCGACAAAACGGCGGTAAATCAGAAATAATTCGATTCCGATAAACGCATACTGGGCTTTTAGCATCCCATGTCCCCATTGTGCTACTGACGCTTTAACCGATGGAAATAGGTATGTCCACTCCAGATCTCTCCAAGACAATGCGAGGAAAAAGAGGAATAATGGGATGAGTGGAATGAGAAGGACGCTTAGATTCATCGTCGTTTCCGCCCTCGACAAGTTTGCGTAAAGAGAAATAATGACCATAAGGGCGATTACTATAAATTGCGGAGTATTTGGAAAGGCCCATGCTGCCAGCGTATAGTCGACATAGGAAATGAACGTTACAGTCAAGAAAAGCCAGTACCCCTTATACAGCCACGACATAATCGGTCCTAATATAAAACTCGGATAGAAACGTTCATAAAAGAGAAGTAAGGCATAATGGAACAAGCCCGCTACAAGGAATATTATCCATGCATCTCTGCCTGCCGCCTTGATCATCGGTCCTTGGAATGAGATGAACACAGTTCCGGTTTGTGCGACGAATAGGAAAAGAAAAAATTGAGTCCGCGAAATATTGATGTTCACGATTGCCCACCATTCCCGTCATCCGAATCTTCTCCGTGTGTGAACGTTTTCTGTTGCTTTTCTGGTTGGACATAAGGTAAGCGTAAAAATATATCTTTAAAGCGAGATGCATCAAAAGGAATAACGGGTGAGAAATAAGGCTGTTTCAGAGACGACAAATTCATCAGATGGATGAATAGTACAAGTGAACCGATGACCATTCCAAAAAAACCGAACAGCGACGCGGCTAGCATGAATGGAAAACGCAAAATACGAATGGTTGTGTTCATCTCAACTGAAGGAACAACAAAACTTGAAATTGCAGTCATGGCGACAACGATAACCATTAGATTGGATACTAGTCCCGCACTGACAATCGCATCTCCAATGACAAGCCCGCCCACGATGCCTATTGTCTGCCCAATCGGTGTCGGCAAGCGTATACTGGCTTCACGTATCAGTTCAATGAACAATTCAAGCAGAATAGCTTCGAAAATCGGCCGGTAAGGTATCTCATTGATTGCCAGTTTCAGCTTTTGACTTAACTCAAGGGGCAGTATTTCAGAATGAAAACCGACGACTGCAATATAAAAAGCCGGAAGAAAGATTGCAGTGATAAAGCTCAGAAGCCTGACCATCCGGTAAAAGGACCCGACAAGGAACCGACCATTAAAATCATCCGGCGACTGATAAAATGAAAAGAATGTCACCGGTGTGACAAGACAAGTCGGTGTGTGATCAGTAAAGATTGCAATTTTTCCTTCAAGAAGATTCGCAACAACCCGATCAGGCCGTTCTGTATTCAAAAACTGGGGAAACGGTGACCAGACACTATCTTCTATATAGTCTGCAAGCTGTCCTGCACTGATTATCATCTTCGACTTGACATCTTCCAGTCTCATTTTCAACTCTACAACAAGGTCCGCGTCCGCAATCGACTCGATGTAAATGTAGTTGACTTGGGAATTCGAATCATTGCCAAGGCGGATCGTTCTTACAACGAGATCTGGAATAGCCAATCTCTTTCGAATGAGTGATATATTCTTTTGGAAACTCTCCACAAAACCTTCATGCGACCCTCGGATGACATGTTCATTGATTGGTTCGTCAGGTGAACGGACAGCGTAGCTTCCAACAGAAATCTCCAAAAGTAAATTGGATTCCGGAAAAAAGACGGCCGTCTTACCATTGCAAACTATTTCAATTAGATCCGTTACGGAGAATGCTCTGATCTCCGATACGGCTGTCTTACCCCAATCTTTCATTCCCTCTTCTGCTCTATTCTTGATAATTTCCATCTGTCTGTTGATTTGCTCGCCTTCAGACAAAGAAGTGAAATAGCAGATGACCCCCATCCCGACAGGCCACTCTATTTCTTGAACAAATAAGTCTTCAGTATCGTGAAATACTTTTTTTATGTAAGATACGAGTTCATTTTTAGGAACCATATTTCCCACTGCCTTCACCCCATAAGTGCAGTATCGGTTCATTAAAAACCTTTTATTCAAAAACGGATCACGATTGGAAAGTTGATTTCCAATCGTGATCCGTTTAAATATTCTTGTTTTGCTTATTTCTGAATAAACTGTTGTGTCCAGTAGTTGCCGTTTTTGTCATAACCGATACCGATATGAGTGAAACCGGGCGTTAAAATATTTTGTCTATGCCCAGGTGATTCCATCCATCCTTTTACGACTTCTTCAGCTGAACGTTGGCCCATCGCAATATTTTCCGCTGCCGATTTATATGTTACACCATTTGCCTTCATTTGATCGAACGGAGACCCGTATGTAGGGCTTGTATGAGAAAAGTAATTTTTTGATGCCATGTCTGCCGATTTTTGGCGTGCAGAGTTCATCAACTTACTATCCGTTTGCAATGGTTTGAGACCAGCTTTTTGTCTCTCAGCATTTGTTAAATCAAGCACTGCTTTCTCAATCGCAGAAATAGATGCATCTTGAGCTGTTTCTGCAGGTTTAACAGGTGTGACCTCAGCAGGTTTTTCAGGTGCTGGTGCCGGTGCCGGAGTTGCTTCCGGCTTCGGTGCTGGAACTGGTTTAGACGTGGCTGGTTTTTCGACCGGCTTAGCTGTAACTGGTTTCTCCACCGGCTTGACCTGTACTGGTTTTTCTGTTTGCTTGTCTGGAGCTGATGGAGCGACCCCTGTATTTTTTGTGATAGATTCCTTCAAATTGGAAAGCTGCTCAAAAGTAAAGCCTTTTTCGAGCAAAGTATCATAGAAGTCAGACAGTTCGTCCCCTCCTATATAGCATTGAATGTACTGTTGTGTTTTTTGCACCTGTACATTATTATCCGAATATGAAGCTTCTACACTATTGTTGTTCGGCAGTAAGAGTGCCGAACCGAGCATGAGTACTGCAATTGATTTTTTCATCTCATTACTCCTCCCTTCGCAAACTATAATAACGCGTGGGAGATTCAGAATATCGGATTTTATTTCCAGTCCAACCAGTTCTTAAATAAATACCCTAACAAAGGACATCATCTACTGCGAGAATGGATAAGTTTGGTCAACTCCCCTTACTTTTCTTCTAAAAAGGGGTTGACGCCCTTATAATTAATCGTCTCTATTCCTTCCCCGATAATAACAAGACGGGGCTCCATCCTGACATATTCAGGCAACCAGTTCACCATTCCATATGCATATTGAAATAAAAAAGGGTTTTTAGAACCGCTGAGCGGCACATACCCTTTCATTCTATACACTGTTTCTGGGAGCGATCTGACCCAATTCTCGAATTCTTCCTTATTAACACTTTCGGAAAATGTAAGAAGCTTTGAGGAAAGCGGCAAACCTTTTCCAGATATTATCTGTTGATCACTCATTTTCTTCGGAGAATCTAGGGCCTTTTCAATGAAAGAGAAAGCTACTTTAGCACCTGTCGTCTGTACTATCGCTGCAGAATCATTAAAATTTGACAGCTCAAACGTCACAGTTGCCATTTCCTCTTCGGTTAGAAGATCGACCTTGTTAGCTAGCAGTAAATGGGCGTGGCGGATTTGTTCCATGAATAAAGCACGGATTTGCGGAGATAGCTTATCTCGCTCCAGCCAACGCTTTGAATCAGCAACCGTGACAATTCCTTTTATATTGAGCCGATCAGCGAATAACGGAGAGTAGATCGCATCCAGCGCCTCCACTGGATGGGCGGCACCTGTCGTTTCAATCAGGATGACATCGATATCATCGTTTTCTTCAAGGAGCCCTTGGAGTTGCGCCTCCGTTTTTTCAGAACCTGTACAACAAATGCACCCATCAAGAAGTTCTTTAAGAGGAACCCCCCCTTCCCCTTCAACCGTATTAGAATCAAAAGGCAAAGCCCCAAATTCATTCATCAATACGGCAGGTTTTTTCCCTTGTTCTTTTAATTGTTCAATCGTATGAAGTAACAGCGACGTTTTACCACTGCCAAGAAAGCCGCTAAATAAGTAAACATCAATCATTAGTTATACCTCTTTTCATTAATTTGGAACAGTCTAAGCGACGTGTTGTTTTAGACCGTATGGACTAGACATACTAAAAGCGCCCCTTCCTATTAGGATTGGACGCTTTTAGTTATTTCCCTACTTTTTAAGCAAAACTTCTTTTGCTTTCTTCAGCTGTGGATCGTCATCTTGGATTTTCTTCCGAAGTTTTTCCATCAGACCATAAGTCGTATCCCCCAAAAGAATACCGGTTGCTTCAAGAGTTAAATCTTTTTGAAGCTTTTTGACGGCCTGTGTTGTTTTCTCGTCGTATAACCCATCAACTTCACCCGGTTCATAACCGACTGCTTCTAGCATTTCTTCCGCAGCTTTAATGGATGGTGATAACATGCCATTTTTCATTTCTACTGCTGGATCGAGGAATGGAAGCATTGCATAGGAAGGATAGGGAACTTTAATATCTGGCTCAATTCCTTTTTTGTGAATCCAATTACCGTTAGGAGTTAGCCACTTAGCCGTTGTAAGTTTTAAATTCGAGCCATCCACAAGATCTTTCGGCGTTTGAACAGTCCCTTTACCAAATGTTTTTACCCCGATAAGCGGTACTCCTGCCGATTCTTTCAATGCGCCCGCAAGGATTTCTGAAGCCGAAGCACTGCCGTCATCAATGACAAGCGCGACTGGAACTTCAACTTTTCTTCCTCCGGCTGCCGTAATTACTTCTGCCTTTTCACCTTTTCCTTCAAATTGGAATATATTCTTTCCGTTTTCCACGAAAAGGTCTGAAATATCGATAGCAGTGTCAAGTCTACCACCTGGATTTTGCCGTACATCCACAACTAATCCTTTCATGCCTTCCGCTTCCATCTCGTCAAGAGCGACAAGCAGTTCATCATAAGTCCCTTCAGAGAAGCTGGTGATATGAATATGTGCAATCCCGTCGTCAAGCATTTCTGCGTAGACTGTTTCAATTGGAATAACGTCCCGCTTGATTTTTACATCGACCGGTTCGACTGCTTCTCCGCGCTTGATGCTTAAAGTGACGGTTGTCCCTTTTTCGCCCCGGATTAGAAGAACCGCTTCGGATGAAGACATTCCTCGGATACTTTCATCATTGACCGCAATGATTATATCGTTCGGTAATAATCCTGCCCGCTCCGCGGGTGAATTCTTTATAGGCGAAACGACGCTAATGTACCCATTTGCCTCTTGAATTTCAGCGCCAATTCCTTCGAAGCTTGATGAAATACTTTCATTTAATTGTTTGGCTTCCTTCTGATTCAAATAATCGGAATAAGGATCACCAAGTGCATCGATCATCCCATTGATGGCGCCATCAATGATTGCTGTTTCGTCA of the Sporosarcina sp. FSL K6-1508 genome contains:
- a CDS encoding undecaprenyldiphospho-muramoylpentapeptide beta-N-acetylglucosaminyltransferase, encoding MKRPVILLTGGGTAGHVSVNEALIPVFSEKGYEIHYIGSHNGIENELIRDGHPEVIYHAIQSGKLRRYFSMKNFSDPFRVGAAVLQALAIIRKVKPEIIFSKGGFVSVPVVLAAKMAKVPVVIHESDVTPGLANKMALPFSNHIFTVFEQTLNYVPAEKATCSGAIIRPELFDGDRKEGLRISGLSGEKPVLIIMGGSQGSAVLNEAVWKDLTAILLTFDVIHLCGKGNLDEMLEDIPGYTQFEYVTDGLPHLLAASDFAVSRAGSNAIFELLALRKPMLLIPLSAAKSRGDQILNASHFKSLNLAHVLKEEDIGLRPLSEEFFSFIEEKDNLLVNMEKVATPKTPEEMVEMILSYRK
- a CDS encoding MATE family efflux transporter; protein product: MENTVPLKKKPFRLATIVLPILVTQVALYMMTFFDILMTGRYDTYHLAGVTIGSSFWVPVYTGLAGILMGLTPIIAQYIGARLHEEVRPSVQQGLYVSVALAAIVFAIILFAVAPILEAMPLEAEVRIVAADYLKGMSFGLLPLFAYTVLRSFFDALGATRVSMFIILLSAPINIFINYLLIYGNWGFPELGGAGAGYASGITYWLVFFIACSVAWKRKPFKEYALFKGWEKVSFRKWKVILFIGVPIGISIFVETSIFSAVTLMMSNYSTAVISAHQIALNFTSLLYMLPLSISMGATILVGQAVGAGQMRDAKQYSFLGVGLAIVFSFISIAILLVFRAPIASLYTTDGQIIGLATQFFVYAALFQLSDAIQAPVQGALRGYKDVNMTFIMAIISYWVLGLPIGYLMATFTDLGPYGYWVGLIAGLTVGAITLTVRLVYIQKKKFV
- the odhB gene encoding 2-oxoglutarate dehydrogenase complex dihydrolipoyllysine-residue succinyltransferase, whose translation is MAEIIVPELAESITEGTVAQWLKQPGDSVEKGEFIVELETDKVNVEIISEEAGIVQEHLAAEGDTVQVGQVIAIVGSGSGAPAAAPSAPVTEPVQKVEAAPVAPAATEEASGSDRTIASPAARKLAREKGIDLAAVSPVDPMGRVRVQDVEAHGTAPKAQPAVAPKAAAPVAEDGRVTREKMTRRRQTIAKRLLEVKQSTAMLTTFNEIDMTNVMALRSRKKDQFFEQNDVRLGFMSFFTKAVVAALKKYPYVNAEIDGDEIILKNFYDIGVAISTDGGLVVPNVIDADRKNFAEIEGSIVELAKKARDNKLTIADMTGGSFTITNGGVFGSLMSTPIMNGTQVGILGMHTIQKRPIAVGDNVEIRPMMYVALSYDHRVIDGKDSVGFLKMVKELIENPEDLLLGS
- a CDS encoding 2-oxoglutarate dehydrogenase E1 component, with translation MSNNADAHRSPYAAFSGPNLGYVMEMYELFKTSPDSVDAELAEMFSRFGAPEMSNTEQDRAVGAVAPGDFGKVMSAYQLQTAIRTYGHLAADIYPLSDRPKDSTRLELSTYGLTESDLQAMPASLFFKNVPARVENGLEAVNYLKSLYTGKIAYEFDHVIDEEERNWIQSKIENGNVSTALSAEEKKELLERLTKIEGFEKFIHRTFVGAKRFSIEGLDTLVVFLDELVRLSEEHKTKKVLIGMAHRGRLNVLTHILNKPYEMMFAQFAGVPEDAFLPTDGSLETTRGWFGDVKYHMGALYKGQSGMQRFLAYNPSHLEVVNPVVTGQTRAAQENTDNPGIPVLETDAAYAVLIHGDAAFPGQGIVPESFNYSRVRGFKTGGSIHVIANNMIGFTTEYYDSRSTHYSSDPAKGYEVPVLHVNADSPESVIAAASFAFEYRQKFSKDILIDLLGYRRYGHNEMDEPLVTNPVMYHSIHEHPTVRELYGSELASTNILTEEDVTKLDAAVFATMQAAYDKVKEHTSEKAVISNATPEEVLAGYPRDLETGTDEANLRRINEELLTYPENFHVFGKLGKILKRREDPFNGKGKIDWAHAETLAFGAILQDGNPIRMTGQDVQRGTFAHRHVVLHDEKTGDELVPLHHISGSKASFVAYNSPLTEAAIVGYEFGYNLEDQKVLSIWEAQYGDFSNMAQVMFDQFVSASYSKWGQQSGLVLLLPHAYEGQGPEHSSARLERYLQLCAENNWTVANLSSAANYFHILRRQAKMLGDKSMRPLVIVSPKSLLRHPLVGADVNDLTEGHFQTVLEQPGTGKNAEKVEKILFASGKVAIDLAERVKDGKGFDHLHIVRVEQLYPFPADKISAIISRYPNAKDLVWVQEEPKNMGSWHFANNYIREIADGKKVSYVGRIHRSSPSEGDGESHKTEQNRILDEALKK